Proteins co-encoded in one Deefgea piscis genomic window:
- a CDS encoding CopG family ribbon-helix-helix protein, whose product MTAAATKAVAVKIDFDIRERIKRLAESRHRTSHWIMREAINQYVEREEKREAFRQEGMQAWHAYQENGLHVTLDEADAWLANLEAGNDVEPPECHV is encoded by the coding sequence ATGACCGCCGCTGCCACTAAAGCTGTTGCAGTAAAAATCGATTTTGATATTCGTGAGCGCATTAAGCGTCTTGCGGAGTCTCGCCATCGTACGTCACATTGGATAATGCGGGAGGCGATTAATCAGTATGTTGAACGTGAGGAGAAGCGAGAGGCTTTTCGTCAAGAAGGCATGCAAGCTTGGCATGCTTATCAAGAAAATGGGTTGCATGTGACTTTAGATGAGGCTGACGCTTGGCTGGCTAATTTGGAAGCTGGGAACG